Proteins found in one Candidatus Margulisiibacteriota bacterium genomic segment:
- the serA gene encoding phosphoglycerate dehydrogenase yields MKVLAADKLEEIGLKMFRDAGIEAEMKTGLPEDELVKIIPEYDALVVRSETKVTPKIIEAGKKLKIIGRAGVGVDNIDLPTATKNGVIVVNSPEGNTVAAAEHTFAMLLSMARLIPQAHGKLKSCVWDKKSFKGVEVLNKTLGVVGLGKIGRRVASYALGMGMKVVASDPFVTEEYAKGLGVELKSFDQVIKEADFITFHIPKTKETAGLVNAELIAKMKKGVRLVNVARGGIINEKDLYDALKSKQVAAAALDVFEKEPCESSPLFELDNIIVTPHLGASTVEAQINVSVDVVEQIIEVLKGGAARSAVNIPSMKPELLAPVKPFMSIAEKLGGLAAQLADGPISKVTVEYSGEVAENNVSPLTTVVLKGLLSPILEVVVNFVNAPLVAKERGIEIVESKSKEAKDFASLIKVKVATPKGERSVSGTIFVGAGDRLVEIDNYRVDAVPEGYLLILSNIDKPGMIGKIGTFLGQQNINIAAMDVGRVKVGEKAVMVINVDSAVPDKVLAEITKLEGIFGAKMVKI; encoded by the coding sequence ATGAAGGTATTAGCAGCGGATAAGTTGGAAGAGATCGGTTTGAAAATGTTCCGCGACGCCGGGATCGAGGCCGAGATGAAGACCGGTCTCCCGGAAGATGAATTGGTGAAGATCATCCCCGAATACGACGCTCTCGTTGTCCGTTCCGAGACCAAAGTCACCCCTAAAATAATCGAAGCCGGAAAAAAACTGAAGATCATCGGCCGGGCCGGGGTCGGGGTCGACAATATCGACCTGCCGACCGCGACCAAAAACGGCGTGATCGTCGTCAATTCCCCGGAAGGGAACACCGTGGCCGCCGCCGAACACACTTTCGCGATGTTGCTTTCCATGGCGCGGCTGATCCCGCAGGCGCACGGCAAGCTGAAGAGTTGCGTTTGGGACAAGAAGTCGTTCAAAGGGGTTGAGGTCCTAAACAAAACTTTGGGGGTCGTCGGGCTCGGGAAGATCGGCCGCCGGGTCGCTTCTTACGCTCTCGGTATGGGGATGAAGGTTGTCGCTTCCGATCCGTTCGTGACCGAAGAATATGCCAAAGGGTTGGGGGTCGAGCTGAAAAGTTTTGACCAGGTCATCAAAGAGGCCGACTTCATCACTTTTCATATTCCGAAGACCAAGGAGACCGCCGGCCTGGTCAACGCCGAGCTGATCGCCAAGATGAAAAAAGGGGTCCGGCTGGTCAACGTCGCCCGGGGCGGGATCATTAACGAAAAAGACCTCTACGACGCGCTCAAGAGCAAACAGGTCGCCGCCGCCGCGCTCGACGTTTTCGAAAAAGAGCCGTGCGAATCGAGCCCGCTTTTTGAATTGGATAACATTATCGTCACCCCTCACCTTGGCGCTTCGACCGTTGAAGCCCAGATCAACGTTTCGGTCGACGTTGTCGAACAGATCATTGAGGTCCTAAAAGGGGGGGCGGCCCGTTCGGCGGTCAATATTCCGTCGATGAAGCCGGAGCTTCTGGCGCCGGTTAAACCCTTTATGAGCATTGCCGAAAAGCTCGGCGGCCTGGCGGCCCAGCTGGCCGATGGTCCGATCTCCAAAGTGACGGTTGAATATTCCGGCGAAGTGGCCGAAAATAATGTTTCGCCGTTAACTACGGTTGTTTTGAAAGGGCTTCTTTCGCCGATCCTGGAAGTGGTCGTCAATTTTGTCAACGCCCCGCTGGTCGCTAAAGAACGGGGGATCGAAATTGTTGAAAGTAAAAGCAAGGAAGCTAAGGATTTTGCCAGTCTGATCAAAGTTAAGGTCGCTACTCCCAAAGGGGAGCGCTCCGTCAGCGGCACGATCTTTGTCGGCGCTGGCGATCGGCTGGTTGAGATCGACAACTACCGGGTTGACGCCGTTCCCGAGGGGTACCTGCTGATCCTCTCCAATATCGATAAACCGGGGATGATCGGCAAGATCGGGACTTTCCTCGGTCAGCAGAACATCAATATCGCGGCGATGGATGTCGGCCGGGTCAAGGTCGGGGAAAAGGCGGTCATGGTCATTAACGTTGACAGTGCCGTTCCGGACAAAGTTTTGGCGGAGATCACCAAGCTTGAAGGGATCTTCGGCGCGAAAATGGTCAAGATTTAG
- a CDS encoding transposase yields MENNPQRKMIRVKGFDYSTERPYFITICAKDKEPYFLNRNLNHLIIKQLLEQKKTANFKIFVYCLMPNHLHLLLAPTVERISISNFVGAFKSKTSRLAWNFGISGKLWQKRFYDHIVRKREDLEIIGQYILNNPVKQTLVSKWQDYEFLGMPDSW; encoded by the coding sequence ATGGAAAACAACCCACAACGTAAAATGATCCGAGTAAAAGGCTTTGATTATAGTACCGAGAGACCTTACTTCATAACTATCTGCGCCAAAGACAAAGAGCCATATTTTCTTAATAGGAATTTAAACCATTTAATTATTAAACAGCTATTAGAACAAAAGAAAACGGCAAATTTTAAAATTTTTGTTTATTGCCTAATGCCAAACCATCTTCATTTGTTATTAGCCCCAACGGTGGAAAGGATATCAATTTCAAATTTTGTCGGTGCTTTTAAAAGTAAAACGTCTAGGCTTGCTTGGAATTTCGGAATTTCCGGAAAATTATGGCAAAAACGGTTTTATGATCACATAGTAAGAAAGAGAGAAGATTTAGAGATTATCGGACAATACATATTGAATAACCCTGTTAAGCAAACATTAGTATCTAAGTGGCAAGACTATGAGTTTCTTGGGATGCCTGATAGCTGGTAA
- a CDS encoding sigma-54 dependent transcriptional regulator — protein MKAYSILAIDDEKDMLKTYESILKKKYTLTMAESTEQGERLLAELNPNLLLLDLRMPGMDGLEFLKKVRPLFPETEIIVVSASRDIADAVEAMKLGALDYIPKPFEVNELLITIEKALEKHALMKENIYLKEMLKETTSYCNLIGRSQAMKKVFATIEKVAPTDSTILINGESGTGKELVARAIHQKSRRAAKPFVAVNCAAIPENLLESELFGHERGSFTGAHERKLGKFELADEGTLFLDEIGCMSPAMQSKLLRVLENKLIERLGSEKGVEVDVRIISATNIDFQKAIEEGQFRSDLFYRLNVIPLPLPPLRERKEDIKLLAEYFVLKFNKEVKKEIKGLTEAALNNLQKYDWPGNVRELQNIIERAVVLSSGKQIEELDLPITMERIIPTLAPGANLIESLDQYEKEMIEKALQESGNVRSKAARLLGIPRSTLNSRIDSLGIAKS, from the coding sequence ATGAAGGCCTATTCAATCCTGGCAATCGATGACGAAAAAGACATGCTCAAGACTTATGAGTCGATCCTGAAAAAAAAGTACACGTTGACCATGGCCGAATCGACCGAACAAGGAGAAAGACTCCTGGCTGAACTTAACCCAAACCTGCTCCTGCTCGACCTGCGAATGCCGGGGATGGACGGCCTGGAATTCCTGAAAAAAGTCCGGCCTCTTTTTCCGGAAACCGAAATTATCGTTGTCTCCGCTTCCCGCGATATCGCCGATGCCGTTGAGGCGATGAAACTCGGCGCCCTCGATTACATCCCCAAGCCTTTTGAAGTCAATGAGCTCTTGATCACGATCGAAAAGGCGCTGGAGAAACACGCCCTGATGAAGGAAAACATTTATCTTAAAGAAATGCTTAAGGAGACGACCTCCTATTGCAACCTGATCGGCCGGAGCCAGGCGATGAAAAAAGTTTTCGCCACGATCGAAAAGGTCGCCCCGACCGACAGCACGATCCTGATCAACGGCGAGTCGGGGACCGGCAAAGAGCTGGTCGCCCGGGCGATCCATCAGAAAAGCCGGCGCGCGGCCAAACCGTTCGTCGCCGTCAACTGCGCCGCCATCCCGGAAAATCTTCTTGAATCGGAACTTTTTGGCCACGAACGAGGATCGTTTACCGGCGCCCATGAGCGAAAACTCGGCAAGTTCGAACTGGCCGACGAAGGGACTCTTTTTCTCGATGAGATCGGCTGTATGTCCCCCGCCATGCAATCCAAATTGCTTCGAGTCCTGGAAAACAAGCTCATCGAACGGCTGGGCAGCGAGAAAGGGGTCGAGGTCGACGTTCGGATAATTTCAGCGACCAATATCGACTTTCAAAAAGCGATCGAAGAGGGGCAATTTCGAAGCGATCTTTTTTATCGCTTGAACGTAATTCCCTTACCGCTCCCCCCGCTCCGGGAAAGAAAAGAGGACATCAAACTATTGGCTGAATACTTCGTCCTGAAGTTCAACAAAGAGGTCAAGAAGGAGATCAAAGGCTTGACTGAAGCAGCCCTTAATAATCTGCAAAAATACGACTGGCCAGGGAATGTCCGCGAACTGCAGAACATTATCGAGCGGGCGGTCGTCCTCTCTTCCGGCAAGCAGATCGAGGAACTCGATCTGCCGATCACCATGGAAAGGATCATCCCCACCCTGGCGCCGGGAGCCAACCTGATCGAATCGCTCGATCAGTACGAAAAAGAAATGATCGAAAAAGCGCTGCAAGAAAGCGGCAATGTCCGCTCCAAAGCGGCCAGGCTTCTGGGGATCCCTCGTTCAACCCTGAATTCGAGGATCGATTCGCTCGGGATCGCTAAATCTTGA
- a CDS encoding ATP-binding protein, giving the protein MNGYAKITTMDFNTCSILLVAIASFFLGIAAFILSKEKAKLPLTWLSLSIAAWCFAQFMGAVVIGREAVLFWTRFNVGAAVLIPVCFLWFVLVFTDKQDKRLMTAALLAALLLLGFDLTAWFVRDVAPVFNLRYYPVPGPVYPYFGFYLLLFFSLGFVKLIKYLAICGEAKKNQVKYVLLASIIGFTGGMTAFFPILNLDLPVISHYFMPLYLALILYAIVKHNLLDIKVVIFQGLVYSFLTVFFTIFYVLGLVIFSQYFSRVAHADNWIALLAVVFTSVLIFQPLRDLVQKAIDRIFFRGEFFYRQKISDLSAENKNLFQRLQQADKLASLGTIAAGMAHEIKNPLAAIKGLTQVLPENLQDRQFILDYAEIVPRQLDRINKLVDDLLAFGRPAKMTFREIDLAKLLRDTFKLLAEECRQKGITVRLELLPTPIEADAGHLGQAVLNVLLNAIQAMAEGGELFARLTVGGEKATIEIADTGEGIAADKLAHVFDPFFTTKGTGTGMGLAVTYRIIKDHGGEITVDSRLGEGTTFKICLPIKQKRSA; this is encoded by the coding sequence GTGAACGGATATGCTAAAATAACTACCATGGACTTTAATACTTGTTCTATTTTGTTGGTTGCGATCGCTTCTTTTTTTCTGGGAATTGCCGCTTTCATTTTAAGCAAAGAGAAGGCTAAGCTCCCTTTGACCTGGTTGTCGCTCTCGATCGCCGCTTGGTGTTTCGCGCAATTTATGGGGGCGGTCGTGATCGGTCGGGAAGCGGTTCTTTTTTGGACCAGGTTTAATGTCGGCGCGGCGGTCTTGATCCCGGTCTGCTTTCTCTGGTTTGTTTTGGTCTTTACCGATAAACAGGATAAGCGGCTAATGACGGCGGCCTTGCTGGCCGCGCTTCTTTTGCTCGGGTTTGACCTGACCGCTTGGTTTGTCAGGGATGTCGCGCCGGTTTTTAACCTTCGTTATTACCCGGTCCCGGGGCCGGTCTATCCGTACTTCGGTTTTTATCTTCTCTTGTTCTTTTCACTCGGGTTTGTCAAGCTTATTAAGTACCTGGCAATCTGCGGGGAGGCAAAAAAGAACCAGGTTAAATATGTCTTGCTCGCTTCGATCATTGGCTTTACCGGCGGGATGACCGCCTTCTTTCCGATCCTTAATCTTGATCTTCCCGTCATCAGTCATTATTTTATGCCGCTCTACCTGGCGTTGATCCTCTACGCGATCGTTAAACATAATCTGCTCGATATCAAGGTCGTCATTTTTCAAGGCTTGGTCTATTCTTTTCTGACCGTTTTTTTCACGATCTTTTATGTTTTGGGCCTGGTTATATTCAGCCAATATTTTTCCCGGGTCGCTCACGCCGATAATTGGATTGCCCTGCTGGCGGTTGTTTTTACTTCGGTCCTTATTTTCCAGCCGCTGCGCGATCTGGTCCAGAAAGCCATCGACCGGATATTTTTCCGGGGCGAATTCTTTTATCGTCAGAAGATCTCCGACCTCTCGGCCGAGAACAAGAACCTGTTCCAGCGGCTCCAGCAAGCCGATAAACTGGCCTCGCTGGGGACGATCGCCGCCGGAATGGCCCACGAGATCAAAAACCCTCTGGCGGCGATCAAAGGACTAACCCAGGTCCTGCCGGAAAACCTTCAAGACCGCCAGTTCATCTTGGATTACGCCGAGATCGTGCCGCGCCAGCTTGACCGGATCAATAAATTGGTCGACGATTTGCTGGCTTTCGGCCGGCCGGCGAAAATGACTTTTCGCGAGATCGATCTGGCCAAACTGCTGCGCGATACCTTTAAGCTCTTGGCCGAAGAATGCCGGCAAAAGGGGATAACGGTGCGGCTCGAACTTTTGCCGACGCCAATCGAAGCTGACGCCGGCCATCTTGGGCAGGCGGTCCTTAATGTCCTCCTTAACGCGATCCAGGCGATGGCTGAAGGAGGAGAACTTTTCGCGCGCTTGACCGTCGGCGGAGAAAAAGCGACGATCGAAATAGCCGATACCGGGGAGGGAATAGCGGCGGATAAGCTGGCCCATGTTTTTGATCCGTTTTTTACGACCAAAGGGACGGGGACCGGAATGGGCTTGGCGGTTACCTATCGAATCATCAAAGACCACGGCGGCGAGATCACGGTCGACAGCCGCCTGGGGGAAGGAACGACTTTTAAAATATGCCTGCCTATAAAGCAAAAGCGATCAGCATAA
- the recO gene encoding DNA repair protein RecO: protein MPAYKAKAISIRNKPFAEADKLVTIFTREHGKIRVLAKGARRVPSRFGGPVETFSYADYLLAKGRSLDIVSQCEVLESFQMVRDDPAGLKAGIYFLRIIDAATAEGQPNEELFDLLLTGLCRLKEKADPQRVVVEFEKAFMRIEGIYREGFDPKYCISDHVGRDIREW, encoded by the coding sequence ATGCCTGCCTATAAAGCAAAAGCGATCAGCATAAGGAACAAGCCGTTCGCCGAGGCGGACAAGCTGGTCACAATCTTTACCCGTGAACACGGCAAGATCAGGGTGCTGGCCAAAGGGGCCAGGCGGGTTCCCTCCCGTTTCGGCGGGCCGGTCGAAACCTTCAGTTATGCCGACTATTTGCTGGCCAAAGGACGATCGCTCGATATCGTTTCGCAGTGCGAGGTCCTGGAGTCGTTCCAGATGGTGCGGGATGATCCGGCCGGGCTGAAAGCGGGGATCTATTTTCTCCGGATCATCGACGCGGCGACGGCGGAAGGCCAGCCGAACGAAGAATTGTTCGATCTTCTGCTGACCGGCCTTTGCCGTTTAAAAGAAAAGGCCGATCCGCAGCGGGTTGTGGTAGAATTTGAAAAAGCCTTTATGCGGATCGAAGGGATCTACCGCGAAGGTTTTGATCCGAAGTACTGCATCAGCGATCACGTAGGGAGAGATATCAGGGAATGGTAA
- a CDS encoding MFS transporter: protein MVNKTGFGVIFSNFGFMLLWVGQLTSQLADRIFVYVLMIIIYQQTRSNLGVSLPLLAFGIPSVIVGPWAGVLVDRLDRKGILIVTAVLRGLLTLLIIPFLAAPLQLIFLISLLLYTMAQFFAPAETSSIPELVDKPNLIIANALFMMTWMASSVVGFGLGAPIVNLFAEKNTLIASAGLYFISAAAILMIPIKARPVAAKSHVWKDLVVGFEFIRRNGVVRFSLIQLFTAASAIATLSLLAISYAGDVLKIGERNFGYLIIAVGVGMLIGMFTLERIRHYLKMGTIVTLSFLFSGGLIVWLAMARNLHLAFVLITLLGVGNIYITSTIQTILQHKIPRQIRGRVFGVQNMLVNSAFTLPVVLFGWIADLSGITFSMAVLGWVLLAVGVVGILIPKVRRV, encoded by the coding sequence ATGGTAAATAAAACCGGTTTTGGCGTGATCTTTTCCAACTTCGGCTTCATGCTGTTGTGGGTGGGGCAGTTAACTTCCCAGCTGGCCGACCGGATCTTCGTTTATGTCCTGATGATCATCATTTATCAGCAGACCCGTTCCAATCTCGGCGTTTCTCTGCCGCTTCTGGCTTTTGGTATTCCGTCGGTCATAGTCGGCCCTTGGGCCGGAGTGCTGGTCGACCGTCTCGACCGCAAGGGGATCCTCATCGTGACCGCGGTGCTGCGCGGTCTTTTGACCCTCTTGATCATTCCGTTCCTGGCGGCGCCGCTCCAGCTGATATTTTTGATCAGTTTGCTCCTCTATACCATGGCGCAATTTTTCGCGCCGGCCGAAACTTCCTCGATTCCGGAGCTGGTCGATAAGCCTAACCTGATCATCGCCAATGCGCTTTTCATGATGACCTGGATGGCTTCGTCGGTCGTCGGCTTCGGTCTCGGCGCGCCGATCGTCAACCTTTTTGCCGAAAAGAATACCCTGATCGCTTCGGCCGGCCTGTATTTTATCTCCGCTGCGGCGATCCTGATGATCCCCATCAAGGCCCGGCCGGTCGCCGCTAAAAGCCATGTTTGGAAGGACCTGGTGGTCGGTTTTGAGTTTATTCGCCGGAACGGGGTGGTCCGGTTTTCCCTGATCCAGCTTTTTACCGCCGCTTCGGCGATTGCCACTTTGTCGCTATTGGCGATCTCTTACGCCGGCGACGTTCTGAAGATCGGCGAACGAAATTTCGGTTATTTGATCATCGCCGTCGGCGTCGGAATGCTGATCGGGATGTTCACCCTGGAGCGGATCAGGCACTATCTTAAAATGGGGACGATCGTCACCTTGAGCTTTCTTTTTTCCGGGGGCTTGATCGTTTGGCTGGCAATGGCCAGGAACCTGCACCTGGCTTTTGTGCTGATCACTTTGCTCGGGGTCGGCAATATTTACATCACTTCGACGATCCAGACGATCCTCCAGCACAAGATTCCCCGACAGATCCGGGGGAGGGTCTTCGGCGTTCAAAACATGCTGGTCAATTCCGCTTTTACCCTGCCGGTCGTTCTGTTCGGCTGGATCGCCGATCTTTCCGGGATCACCTTTTCAATGGCGGTCCTGGGCTGGGTCCTGCTGGCGGTTGGGGTTGTTGGGATCCTGATCCCCAAAGTGAGGCGGGTTTGA
- a CDS encoding radical SAM protein, with product MKTCHYYVTLNCNDACEFCRVWTEKEQFQETADHALVFKELRIRGGKKLFITGGEPLLRADLPDILRQARRQNFWVGLMTNGILYQERGKELKGLADAVFFALDYPTMEEHDRSRGVECYSQVIPAIEFARGLGENVIIQFTMTRDSVRFLPEMVDLAQKMDVYLNLSPVYDFYGTQGFKSETLDYILYYAKRKKVLVNRAAIEFVKQGGNNLLLPRCRAEESTLTVMPDGEFVAPCFYNRGGRQGREAVCSSCMRWPYMLPSFSQRVDRYYWLGLYSRFDAWRKGVNL from the coding sequence ATGAAAACTTGCCATTATTACGTGACTTTGAACTGCAACGACGCTTGTGAGTTCTGCCGGGTCTGGACCGAAAAGGAACAATTCCAAGAGACGGCCGACCACGCCCTGGTTTTTAAAGAACTGCGGATCCGCGGCGGCAAAAAACTCTTCATTACCGGCGGCGAGCCGCTCCTCCGGGCCGATCTTCCCGATATTCTCCGCCAGGCGCGCCGGCAAAATTTCTGGGTCGGCCTGATGACCAACGGGATCCTCTATCAGGAGCGGGGAAAAGAGCTCAAGGGCTTGGCCGACGCTGTTTTTTTTGCCTTGGATTATCCGACCATGGAAGAGCATGACCGGAGCCGGGGAGTGGAGTGTTACAGCCAGGTTATCCCGGCGATCGAGTTTGCCCGGGGACTGGGAGAAAACGTTATCATTCAGTTTACCATGACGAGAGATAGTGTCCGTTTCCTGCCGGAAATGGTCGATCTGGCCCAAAAAATGGATGTTTATCTTAACCTGTCGCCGGTCTATGATTTTTACGGGACTCAAGGGTTCAAGTCCGAAACGCTCGACTACATATTATATTACGCGAAACGGAAGAAGGTCCTGGTTAATCGGGCGGCGATCGAATTTGTCAAACAAGGCGGGAACAATTTGCTGCTGCCGCGCTGCCGGGCGGAGGAGTCGACCCTGACCGTCATGCCGGACGGGGAATTTGTCGCTCCCTGTTTTTATAATCGCGGCGGCAGGCAGGGGCGGGAAGCGGTCTGTTCGTCTTGCATGCGCTGGCCGTATATGTTACCATCGTTTAGCCAGAGAGTCGATCGCTACTACTGGCTGGGTCTTTATTCCAGGTTTGACGCTTGGAGAAAAGGAGTTAACTTATGA
- a CDS encoding glycosyltransferase family 4 protein, translating into MKIVMLSPYFYPHTGGTEKYVRDLSTALIKEGHEVTVITNNLPKAKNAPTHETLPEGIKVIRLDAIDMFSYLPVSTQFNLKMLEGFDIVHVHVPAFSFLRSVAGKIKQPLVVTYHCDVTVSEKYFGVPVPQWLVPLFEGANNAYARMLLAKAGTIYNTTETYAETSPVMKHVPHRVIPIGIFSDKIDEIQKKLNLTPDKKNPRQILFLGRLAGNKGCDYLVKAMPKVLAKYPDTKLVICGDGEEKAHILDLVTQLNVGPAITFLGTATFEKLVELYYTSIAYIFPSINRLEAFGIVQLEAMANYTAIVASDIPGPNAVMDVGQSGLLVPKQNPDALADAICQILADPEKAKAMGRHGRQQVETKYSWKTIVQQVIGIYQELLTKKRAG; encoded by the coding sequence ATGAAGATCGTGATGCTTTCCCCTTATTTTTATCCTCACACCGGCGGGACCGAAAAATATGTCAGGGATCTATCGACCGCTCTTATTAAAGAAGGGCACGAAGTGACGGTCATCACCAACAATCTGCCGAAGGCAAAAAACGCCCCAACCCATGAAACCTTGCCGGAAGGGATCAAGGTCATCCGGCTTGATGCGATCGATATGTTCAGTTATTTGCCGGTCAGCACCCAGTTCAACCTTAAAATGCTGGAAGGGTTTGATATTGTCCATGTCCACGTGCCGGCTTTCAGCTTTCTCCGCTCGGTCGCCGGTAAAATTAAACAGCCGCTGGTCGTAACCTACCATTGCGACGTCACCGTTTCCGAAAAGTATTTCGGCGTTCCCGTTCCGCAATGGCTTGTGCCGTTATTCGAAGGGGCCAACAATGCTTACGCCAGAATGCTGTTGGCCAAAGCGGGGACGATCTACAATACGACCGAAACATATGCCGAGACTTCGCCGGTCATGAAACATGTCCCGCACCGGGTCATTCCGATCGGGATCTTTTCCGACAAGATCGACGAGATCCAGAAAAAGCTCAACTTGACGCCGGACAAGAAAAATCCCCGGCAGATCCTTTTCCTTGGCCGCCTGGCGGGAAATAAAGGGTGCGACTACCTAGTCAAAGCGATGCCCAAGGTCCTGGCGAAATATCCGGACACCAAACTGGTCATCTGCGGGGATGGGGAAGAAAAGGCCCACATCCTGGACCTGGTCACCCAGCTGAATGTCGGTCCGGCGATCACCTTTCTCGGAACCGCGACCTTCGAAAAGCTGGTCGAATTGTACTATACTTCCATCGCCTATATTTTCCCGTCGATCAACCGGTTGGAAGCGTTCGGCATTGTTCAGTTGGAAGCAATGGCCAATTACACCGCGATCGTCGCTTCCGATATTCCGGGCCCGAACGCCGTCATGGACGTCGGCCAGTCCGGCTTACTGGTGCCGAAACAGAACCCCGACGCCCTGGCCGACGCGATCTGCCAGATCCTGGCCGATCCCGAAAAGGCCAAAGCGATGGGGCGCCACGGTCGTCAGCAAGTCGAAACCAAATATAGCTGGAAGACCATTGTTCAGCAGGTCATAGGGATCTATCAGGAGCTATTGACCAAGAAACGAGCCGGGTAA
- a CDS encoding SDR family oxidoreductase, protein MRILVTGGAGFIGSNIVDRYLEAGHEVAVLDDLSTGKEANLNPQAVFFRKDLRDRDLAAAVLDFKPDIVNHLAAQIDVRKSVIDPIHNADINELGTLNLLNAARDAKIKKIIFSSTGGALYGEVSEPAGAAEEHPIEPISPYAITKRSVELYLHAYSQLYGLKYTVLRYGNVYGPRQDPLGEAGVIAIFCGKMLKGETPVIYGDGNQLRDYVYVSDVADANLLALNKGDNQIFNVGTGQGTSVNQLFAFLKEILKFDRPIGYEPPRAGELFRSVLDCRKIGRELGWTPKFDMKEGLKKTVAWY, encoded by the coding sequence ATGCGGATCCTGGTTACCGGCGGAGCCGGCTTCATCGGTTCCAACATAGTCGATCGCTACCTTGAAGCGGGGCACGAAGTCGCCGTCCTCGACGATTTATCCACCGGCAAAGAAGCAAACTTAAATCCCCAAGCGGTTTTTTTCCGGAAGGACCTGCGCGACCGAGACCTGGCCGCCGCGGTCTTGGATTTTAAGCCCGATATCGTTAACCATCTGGCGGCGCAAATCGATGTCCGCAAATCGGTCATTGATCCGATTCATAATGCCGACATTAACGAACTGGGGACCTTAAACCTGCTGAACGCCGCCCGCGATGCTAAAATTAAGAAGATTATTTTTTCTTCGACCGGCGGCGCGCTGTACGGTGAGGTCTCGGAACCGGCCGGGGCGGCGGAGGAGCACCCGATCGAACCGATCTCCCCCTATGCCATCACTAAGCGCTCCGTTGAGCTCTATCTGCACGCTTATTCCCAGCTCTACGGTTTAAAATATACCGTTCTGCGTTACGGGAATGTCTATGGGCCGCGCCAGGACCCGCTGGGTGAAGCAGGGGTCATCGCCATCTTTTGCGGTAAAATGCTCAAAGGGGAGACGCCGGTCATCTACGGTGACGGGAACCAGTTGCGCGATTATGTTTACGTCAGCGACGTGGCGGATGCCAACCTGCTGGCTTTGAATAAAGGGGATAATCAGATCTTTAACGTTGGGACCGGACAGGGAACTTCGGTCAATCAGCTTTTTGCTTTCCTTAAAGAGATCTTGAAATTCGACCGGCCGATTGGTTATGAACCGCCCAGAGCCGGTGAACTTTTCCGCAGTGTTCTTGATTGCCGCAAGATCGGCCGGGAACTCGGCTGGACCCCTAAGTTTGACATGAAAGAGGGCTTGAAAAAAACCGTTGCCTGGTATTAG